A single region of the Lates calcarifer isolate ASB-BC8 linkage group LG3, TLL_Latcal_v3, whole genome shotgun sequence genome encodes:
- the LOC108898958 gene encoding LOW QUALITY PROTEIN: gap junction alpha-9 protein-like (The sequence of the model RefSeq protein was modified relative to this genomic sequence to represent the inferred CDS: deleted 2 bases in 2 codons), with the protein MGDWNFLGGILEEVHIHSTMVGKIWLTILFIFRMLVLGVAAEDVWNDEQSDFICNTDQPGCRNVCYDQAFPISLIRYWVLQVIFVSSPSLVYMGHAIYQLRALEKERHCKKVALRRELEAVDVELAEVRRRIEKEMRQLEQGKLNKAPLRGSLLCTYVAHIVTRSVVEVSFMMGQFILYGHRLSTLYKCEREPCPNVVDCFVSRPTEKTVFMMFMQAIACISLFLSLLEIMHLGYKKLKKGILDYYPHLKDDLDDYYGNKSKKNSVVHQVCTGTSVGRKTTIPTAPSGYLLLLEKQGNGPNYPLLSASSAFMPIQGDPGAKPDSRKDGKEGVPSPTEQNSNSNNTSSETRSPPADKQEEPEDRSSPHHEDLECKSSEYPTLPVADTSSCAALSGMARKSRRVTPPWNCSTVVEGNGSDSGDSYHGNNTNSMKLRSSCVGPRARVLSKSDIKRPSRTQSPDSAGELSSVSRHSRESNSPTVSSPNRRVSVASSASSRRAATDLQI; encoded by the exons ATGGGAGACTGGAACTTCCTTGGAGGGATCTTGGAGGAGGTGCATATCCACTCCACCATGGTCGGTAAGATCTGGCTGACCATCCTCTTCATATTCCGGATGTTGGTGCTGGGCGTCGCCGCGGAGGACGTGTGGAACGACGAGCAGTCGGACTTCATCTGTAACACGGATCAGCCCGGCTGCAGGAACGTCTGCTACGATCAGGCCTTCCCCATCTCCCTCATCAGGTACTGGGTGCTGCAGGTGATCTTTGTGTCCTCGCCCTCCCTGGTGTACATGGGTCACGCCATCTACCAGCTCCGGGCCCTGGAGAAAGAACGCCACTGCAAGAAGGTGGCCCTGCGCCGGGAGCTAGAGGCGGTGGACGTGGAGCTGGcggaggtgaggaggaggatcgAGAAGGAGATGAGGCAGCTGGAGCAGGGGAAGCTCAACAAGGCGCCGCTGAGAGGCTCGCTGTTGTGCACGTACGTGGCTCACATTGTTACTCGCTCTGTGGTGGAGGTCAGCTTCATGATGGGTCAGTTCATCCTGTACGGACACCGCCTGAGCACTCTTTACAAGTGTGAGAGGGAGCCGTGCCCAAACGTGGTGGACTGCTTTGTCTCCAGGCCCACAGAGAAAACCGTTTTCATGATGTTCATGCAAGCGATCGCCTGCATCTCCCTGTTTCTCAGCCTCCTGGAGATCATGCACCTGGGCTACAAGAAGCTCAAGAAGGGCATCCTGGACTACTACCCACATCTG AAGGACGACCTTGATGATTATTACGGCAACAAGTCAAAAAAGAACTCAGTGGTGCATCAGGTTTGCACGGGCACGTCTGTAGGACGTAAGACTACGATCCCCACAGCTCCAAGTGGATAC CTGTTGCTGTTAGAGAAGCAGGGCAACGGGCCTAACTACCCTCTCCTCAGTGCCTCCTCTGCCTTCATGCCAATACAAGGGGACCCTGGTGCAAAACCAGACAGCCGCAAGGACGGCAAGGAGGGAGTGCCGAGCCCCACGGAGCAGAACAGCAACTCCAACAACACCAGCAGCGAGACACGTTCACCTCCTGCTGACAAACAGGAAGAACCAGAGGACCGGTCCTCGCCCCATCACGAGGACCTGGAGTGCAAGAGCTCCGAGTACCCCACCCTCCCTGTGGCAGACACCTCCTCCTGTGCCGCACTGTCAGGGATGGCGAGGAAGTCTCGGAGGGTCACCCCACCGTGGAACTGCTCCACGGTGGTGGAGGGGAACGGCTCGGACAGCGGAGACTCCTACCACGGGAACAACACCAACAGCATGAAGCTACGCAGCAGCTGCGTGGGGCCCAGAGCCAGGGTGCTCTCCAAGTCAGACATCAAGAGGCCGAGCAGAACCCAGAGCCCGGACTCTGCGGGGGAGCTGAGCTCTGTATCTCGACACAGCCGTGAGAGCAACAGCCCCACCGTCTCCTCCCCGAACCGCAGGGTGTCAGTGGCGAGCAGTGCCAGCAGCAGACGAGCTGCGACCGACCTGCAGATATAG
- the mycbp gene encoding C-Myc-binding protein translates to MAHYRASESKREQFRRYLEKSGVLDTITSVLVALYEETEKPNNALDFIKLHLGAAGPEPADAEALRMELADLQQKCNLLMEENKELRNRLMQYEQSPEEGAAE, encoded by the exons ATGGCCCATTACAGA GCCTCAGAATCGAAGCGAGAACAATTTAGAAGATATCTTGAAAAATCTGGGGTCCTTGACACCATAACAAGCG ttttAGTGGCACTTTATGAGGAGACGGAGAAACCTAACAATGCACTGGA TTTCATAAAGCTTCACCTCGGTGCAGCTGGTCCAGAGCCGGCGGATGCTGAGGCTCTTCGCATGGAGCTGGCTGACCTTCAACAGAAGTGCAACCTGCTCATGGAGGAGAACAAAGAGCTGAGGAACAGG CTGATGCAGTATGAACAGTCACCTGAGGAAGGAGCAGCAGAGTAG